A window of Hemibagrus wyckioides isolate EC202008001 linkage group LG03, SWU_Hwy_1.0, whole genome shotgun sequence contains these coding sequences:
- the LOC131349420 gene encoding uncharacterized protein LOC131349420, whose product MQFCRDYFCKPCSAAVTSPQEDMEYRMGSCIGVARNQAEVQCEKVSPETEKSTSAENGVVHTEVLHPRHSLSPVAEADTCANEDWSTKEEELEFPHDLLPSIDLSTELDLTWGASISQDGKALSTESSSLLQLQSAGMIQENAPSHQSSETLLDRELQEAFQECEEQIASFGLPSLSSTSCNTEQTDSYQSEAVSATDNEELKNTNIKEDPMSLPISLAESQTGCDLGCHGNVGAQTTDLASCTEEAVFCFRDYVLGKTQPEQARDEYPKEHSEKLHSEPLEEFQKVPEMGKNTDTTTSAERKEHLIKHDSAIEALTETEVNKISEMQEVPEDASLISSKDSLNEHGKIIMGLVEKPQMTPATGTQIITTTVMDNKSLKGFSAENNTNYCSVSENSDRDGIQIQTLLESEKQTQIITQTTAPSETNPDLMIKADNQIELLDTLGQLGDLCSSPPESLSNQARLTPLEVTPAPTLDHLQGTEQQSDCIGADGPCKSISEHVTLNLNSTGDVEHEKCEFKVSSDRIVIDFRDVKASEHEHEKRCSSEALLKG is encoded by the exons GCTGaagttcagtgtgagaaagtcAGTCCGGAGACTGAGAAATCCACCAGTGCAGAGAATGGAGTAGTCCATACGGAAGTGCTACATCCACGTCACAGTCTCAGTCCTGTAGCAGAGGCAGACACATGTGCTAATGAGGACTGGAGCACAAAAGAAGAGGAACTTGAGTTTCCCCATGACTTGCTGCCCAGCATAGATCTGAGTACTGAGCTCGATCTCACCTGGGGAGCGTCAATCAG CCAAGATGGAAAGGCACTTTCCACAGAGAGCTCATCTCTTCTGCAGCTCCAGTCAGCCGGAATGATTCAGGAAAATGCACCATCACACCAATCCTCAGAAACGCTGTTGGACCGTGAGCTCCAAGAAGCCTTTCAGGAATGTGAGGAACAAATAGCCTCTTTTGGCTTGCCTTCACTCTCAAGCACTTCATGCAATACAGAGCAGACTGACAGTTATCAGTCAGAGGCCGTGTCTGCAACTGATAATGAAGAACTCAAGAATACAAATATCAAGGAGGATCCTATGTCACTGCCAATTTCACTTGCAGAATCTCAAACAGGATGTGACCTGGGTTGCCATGGAAATGTTGGAGCGCAAACTACTGATTTAGCATCTTGTACAGAGGAGGCTGTGTTTTGCTTCAGAGACTATGTATTAGGGAAAACACAGCCCGAGCAGGCCAGGGATGAATATCCCAAAGAACACAGTGAGAAATTACACAGTGAACCACTGGAAGAATTTCAGAAAGTGCCTGAAATGggaaaaaacactgacacaactACGTCTGCAGAGAGAAAAGAGCACTTGATAAAGCATGACTCAGCAATAGAGGCACTTACAGAAActgaagtaaataaaatatctgaaatGCAGGAAGTACCAGAAGATGCCAGCTTAATATCTTCCAAAGACTCTCTAAATGAGCATGGTAAAATTATAATGGGTCTTGTGGAAAAGCCACAGATGACACCTGCAACAGGCACACAAATTATTACCACGACAGTCATGGATAATAAATCACTGAAAGGATTTTCAGCAGAAAATAACACTAATTACTGTTCTGTGTCAGAGAACTCTGATCGGGATGGAATTCAAATACAAACATTGCTGGAGTCTGAGAAGCAGACACAGATTATTACTCAAACAACGGCTCCGTCAGAAACAAACCCTGATCTTATGATAAAAGCGGATAATCAAATAGAGCTGTTAGACACCCTTGGACAGCTGGGGGATCTCTGTTCCTCACCTCCAGAGTCTTTATCTAATCAGGCTCGTCTTACCCCACTGGAGGTTACACCTGCCCCTACACTGGACCATCTGCAGGGAACTGAACAACAGAGTGACTGTATCGGGGCAGATGGACCCTGTAAGTCAATATCGGAACATGTAACCTTAAACCTCAACTCAACAGGAGATGTTGAGCATGAGAAATGTGAATTTAAGGTATCTTCTGATAGGATTGTGATTGATTTTAGAGATGTTAAAGCCAGTGAACATGAGCATGAAAAGAGATGCAGTTCAGAGGCAT TACTAAAAGGATAA